In Streptomyces sp. DG2A-72, one genomic interval encodes:
- a CDS encoding ABC transporter ATP-binding protein produces MGRLVRADARAFAAVLALNSLAAIAGLAGPWLVGRIIDEVRDGAGVSAVDRLASAIVVCALVQLVLARWARYVGHRFGERTLARVREEFVDRTLALPASVVERAGTGDLTARGTADVTTVGTTLRDAGPELLISSVQALFLMGAVFVLDPLLGVCGLVGLTGIRFALRWYLRRARDGYLAEGAANSEVAEILAATASGARTVEALRLERRRVTASREALETSRRARFHTLFLRTVFFPSVEVSYFVPVAAVLLVGGVLHERGAMSLGAVVAAALYLQQLSNPLDEILMRVEQLQSSGASFARVEGLARAPRTKDAGSPVPVDDRIDVTGVRYSYDRGGEVLGGVDLTVRPGERLAVVGPSGAGKTTLSRLLAGVDAPSAGTVTVGGVPVVALGPEELRRQVVLVTQEHHVFLGTVRDNLRIAEPTATDEELWAALTAVGADTWVRDLPEGMDTPLGDGGCRTDGPQAQQLALARVVLADPHTLILDEATALLDPTTARHTERALAAVLEGRTVIAIAHRLHTAHDADRVAVMEDGRLTELGTHEELVTADGAYARLWRTWHGDRGTT; encoded by the coding sequence ATGGGACGGCTCGTACGGGCTGACGCGCGGGCCTTCGCCGCCGTACTGGCCCTCAACTCCCTTGCCGCCATTGCCGGGTTGGCCGGACCGTGGCTGGTCGGGCGGATCATCGACGAGGTGCGGGACGGGGCCGGTGTGTCGGCCGTGGACCGGCTGGCGTCGGCCATCGTGGTGTGTGCGCTCGTGCAGCTGGTACTGGCGCGCTGGGCACGGTACGTCGGGCACCGGTTCGGGGAGCGGACGCTGGCGCGGGTGCGCGAGGAGTTCGTGGACCGGACGCTGGCGCTGCCCGCGTCCGTCGTGGAGCGGGCCGGGACCGGTGATCTGACGGCGCGCGGCACGGCCGACGTCACCACCGTCGGCACCACCCTGCGGGACGCCGGGCCGGAACTGCTCATCAGCTCCGTGCAGGCGCTGTTCCTGATGGGCGCGGTGTTCGTACTGGACCCGCTGCTCGGCGTCTGCGGGCTGGTCGGCCTGACCGGCATCCGGTTCGCGCTGCGCTGGTATCTGCGCCGGGCGCGCGACGGCTATCTCGCCGAGGGCGCGGCCAACTCGGAGGTCGCGGAGATCCTCGCGGCAACCGCGTCCGGCGCCCGCACAGTGGAGGCGCTACGGCTGGAGCGACGGCGGGTGACGGCGAGCCGGGAGGCGCTGGAGACGTCCCGTCGCGCCCGGTTCCACACGCTGTTCCTGCGCACCGTGTTCTTCCCGTCGGTGGAGGTGTCGTACTTCGTCCCCGTGGCGGCGGTGCTGCTGGTCGGCGGGGTGCTGCACGAGCGGGGCGCGATGAGCCTGGGCGCGGTGGTCGCCGCGGCGCTGTATCTGCAGCAGCTCAGCAATCCGCTGGACGAGATCCTGATGCGGGTCGAGCAACTGCAGAGCAGCGGCGCCTCGTTCGCCCGCGTGGAGGGCCTGGCCCGGGCCCCGCGGACGAAGGACGCCGGCTCTCCCGTCCCGGTGGACGACCGGATCGACGTGACCGGCGTGCGCTACTCCTACGACCGCGGCGGAGAGGTGCTCGGCGGCGTCGACCTGACCGTCCGTCCCGGTGAGCGACTGGCCGTGGTCGGCCCGTCCGGCGCCGGCAAGACGACGCTCAGCAGACTCCTGGCGGGCGTCGACGCACCCAGCGCGGGCACCGTGACCGTGGGCGGAGTACCCGTAGTCGCCCTCGGCCCGGAGGAGCTCCGCCGCCAGGTCGTCCTGGTCACCCAGGAGCACCATGTGTTCCTGGGCACGGTCCGCGACAATCTCCGCATCGCCGAACCGACGGCCACGGACGAGGAGTTGTGGGCCGCGCTCACCGCGGTCGGCGCGGACACCTGGGTGCGGGACCTGCCCGAGGGCATGGACACCCCGCTCGGCGACGGAGGTTGCCGTACGGACGGCCCGCAGGCCCAGCAACTCGCCCTCGCCCGGGTCGTGCTGGCCGATCCGCACACCCTGATCCTCGACGAGGCCACGGCCCTGCTCGATCCGACGACCGCCCGCCACACCGAGCGCGCACTGGCCGCCGTACTCGAGGGCCGCACGGTCATCGCCATCGCCCACCGTCTGCATACGGCCCACGACGCCGACCGGGTGGCCGTGATGGAGGACGGCCGGCTCACCGAACTCGGCACGCACGAGGAGCTGGTGACGGCGGACGGGGCGTATGCGCGGCTGTGGCGGACGTGGCACGGGGACCGCGGGACGACGTAG
- a CDS encoding ABC transporter ATP-binding protein, whose product MIDAYEDPGTPDCRGGGRYLWWLVRQQPVRSAAGALISSVWMVLLAASPYLLSRAVDEGLEPGDYGALAWWTAALVGVGAFNAWLSIMRHRTMTRLRMDANFRTVKVLVGQAVRLGAALPRRVGAGEVMTIGVGDVNTISNSLTVIGPGFGALVAYLVVAGLLLSVSVPIAVVVLLGMPTIGLLVGPLLRRLQRAETEYRERQSVLTARIADLAGGLRVLNGLGGKGLFADAFQRDSQRLRAQGYRVGAVTSWVQALGVGLPTLFLAVVTWLAARLAAQGTISVGELVSVYGYVAVLVRPVAFFVEWGYQVSRGVVAARRVVRFLRLEPMADTGTLDAPADPSVLHDPESGVRVLPGRLTALAGARPADAEAVVDRLGRYVPSAATWGGVRLDEIVLAQVRQRILVADHEADLFAGTLRELVGGGDAKVIERAVRTAVAEDIVRGLPDGLDTPIEARGRDLSGGQRQRVRLVRALLADPEVLLAIEPTSALDAHTEARVAQRLHAGRSGRTTVVTTTSPLVLDRADTVCYLVDGKVAAVGGHRELLDGVPGYRALVARDEDETTAEEAVR is encoded by the coding sequence ATGATCGACGCGTACGAGGATCCCGGCACGCCCGACTGCCGGGGCGGCGGACGGTACTTGTGGTGGCTGGTCAGGCAGCAGCCGGTGCGGTCCGCCGCCGGGGCACTGATCTCCAGCGTGTGGATGGTGCTGCTGGCGGCGTCGCCGTATCTGCTGTCCCGGGCCGTCGACGAAGGGCTGGAGCCGGGTGACTACGGAGCGCTGGCCTGGTGGACGGCGGCGCTGGTCGGGGTGGGAGCGTTCAACGCCTGGCTGAGCATCATGCGGCACCGCACGATGACCCGGCTGCGGATGGACGCCAACTTCCGCACGGTCAAGGTTCTGGTCGGGCAGGCGGTCCGGCTGGGGGCCGCGCTGCCTCGCCGGGTCGGGGCCGGGGAGGTCATGACGATCGGCGTGGGCGACGTCAACACGATCAGCAACTCGCTGACCGTGATCGGGCCCGGGTTCGGTGCGCTGGTCGCCTATCTGGTGGTCGCGGGACTGTTGCTGTCGGTGTCGGTGCCGATCGCCGTGGTGGTGCTGCTGGGCATGCCGACGATCGGTCTGCTCGTCGGGCCGCTGCTGCGACGGCTGCAGCGCGCGGAGACGGAGTACCGGGAGCGGCAGAGCGTGCTGACCGCCCGGATCGCCGACCTCGCGGGCGGTCTGCGCGTTCTCAACGGCCTGGGCGGCAAGGGGCTGTTCGCCGACGCGTTCCAGCGGGACTCGCAGCGGCTGCGGGCGCAGGGCTACCGGGTCGGGGCGGTGACCAGCTGGGTGCAGGCGCTCGGGGTGGGGCTGCCGACGCTGTTCCTCGCCGTGGTGACCTGGCTGGCGGCGCGGCTGGCCGCCCAAGGGACTATCTCCGTGGGCGAGTTGGTGTCGGTGTACGGCTATGTCGCGGTGTTGGTGCGGCCGGTGGCGTTCTTCGTGGAGTGGGGGTACCAGGTGAGCCGCGGTGTGGTGGCGGCGCGGCGCGTCGTACGGTTCCTGCGGCTGGAGCCGATGGCTGACACCGGCACCCTCGACGCCCCGGCCGACCCGTCGGTGCTGCACGATCCCGAGTCCGGGGTGCGGGTGCTGCCGGGGCGGCTGACCGCGCTGGCAGGCGCCCGGCCCGCCGACGCCGAGGCCGTGGTGGACCGGCTCGGCCGGTACGTCCCGTCGGCGGCGACCTGGGGCGGCGTACGCCTCGACGAGATCGTGCTGGCGCAGGTGCGGCAGCGGATCCTGGTCGCCGACCACGAGGCGGACCTGTTCGCGGGGACGCTGCGGGAGCTGGTCGGGGGCGGGGACGCGAAGGTGATCGAGCGGGCCGTGCGCACGGCTGTCGCCGAGGACATCGTGCGGGGCCTGCCGGACGGGCTCGACACCCCGATCGAGGCGCGGGGCCGCGACCTCTCCGGCGGACAGCGGCAGCGCGTCCGGCTGGTCCGGGCACTGCTGGCCGACCCCGAGGTACTGCTGGCGATCGAGCCGACGTCCGCGCTGGACGCCCACACCGAGGCACGGGTCGCGCAGCGGCTGCACGCCGGGCGGAGCGGCCGTACGACGGTCGTCACGACCACGTCGCCGCTCGTCCTCGACCGGGCGGACACCGTCTGCTATCTGGTCGACGGGAAGGTCGCGGCGGTCGGCGGCCACCGGGAACTGCTGGACGGGGTGCCGGGTTACCGGGCGCTGGTGGCCCGGGACGAGGACGAGACCACCGCCGAGGAGGCCGTACGGTGA